The Thermodesulfovibrionales bacterium genomic interval CGGGGCATCAGGAGGGGAAAGCCTTTTCTCGGCATATGCCTTGGACTGCAGGTCCTTTTCAGCGAATCAGAGGAATTCGGTGTCTGTAAAGGCCTCGATCTCTTCAGGGGAAAGGTCGTGAGATTCACGCGGTCCGGTCTGAAGGTCCCTCATATGGGATGGAACAGTCTCACGATCGTGAAGAGGCCTCCTATTTTCGACGGTATCCCTGACAATGCTTATTTTTATTTTGTCCATTCCTTCTACGTGGTCCCCCAGGACAGGGAGATCGTCGCAACTACAACAGATTACGGAGGGGAGTTTACTTCCATGATCTGGAAGGACAATGTCTTCGCAACACAGTTCCACCCTGAAAAGAGTCAAGAGTTGGGGCTGAAGATCCTGAAGGGCTTCGGCGAATTCGTCCGGAAGGCCTAGCCTCTCTTACTTCATATCATTCATCCATCGAGATGCCGGGAGCCGACATCATCCCCTTCCGGCAAGAAGTTCCCTCACGGTCTTTCCCAGAAGAGGATGAACCTTTTCAGGCGCTATCTCTGAAAGCGGTTTCAGGACAAAGTTCCTCTCATGGAGGTGAGGATGGGGTATCTTCAAACCTTCTTCATCCATCACGAGGTCGTCATACAGGAGAATGTCCAGGTCTATGACCCGGGGTCCCCATCGGTACGTCTCTTCCCTGCCAATTCTCTTTTCGATGTCTTTGAGGAGCCTCAGCAGGGCCTGCGGCTCCAGGCTCGTCTCTATTTCTGCTGCGGCATTGATGAATCGCGGCTGGTCCTTCACACCCCAAGGCTCGGTCTCATAAAACGCTGAGCACGCCCTGACCGCGATCCCCTCCTCCGACAAGAGGGCGAGGGCGCGAAGGCAGTGCTCTTTTCTCTCGCCGACGTTCGAACCTATGCCGATGTAAGCGGTGGGCATATCAACTGAGTAACGCCGAGCAATGAGGTACTTCGAGGACTTCCCCGAAAGTGACCTCCTACATTGAGCACTCAGCGGCAGCCGGCAACCACCAAAGGTATCACGATACAAGGCTTCTCACCTTGCCTGCCTTGCCGATGAAGATCGTTTTATACAAGCTAGAAGGTCAAGCCTGGTCCGGTTTACAGTGCCTTCTTAATCCGTTCCACTGCCTCTTTGATCCTCTCGACAGGAACAGTCAGGGCAAAGCGCACGTATCCCTCACCGGGCTTTCCAAAACCATTTCCAGGCGTCGCGAGCACGCCCGCCTCCTCAAGGATATGGGAGACAAAACCGGAAGAGTCAAAGTTTGACGGAACCCTAGTCCAGAGATAAAATGTTGCCTCAGGTTTAACAACATGGAAGCCGAGACTCTTCAATCCCCCATAAAGGACGTCCCTCCTAGCCTGATAGGTATCCCGTATCTCCGAAAGGACCTTGTCATCTGTATCAAGGGCCACGATGGCTGTTTCCTGTATCGCCTGGAAGACGCCGGAATCGAGGTTTGTCTTTATCTTGCCGAGCCCTGCGACGACATCGCTGTTACCGACAGCAAAACCGATTCTCCATCCCGTCATGTTATAGGTCTTTGAAAGAGAGTGAAACTCGATACCCACTTCCTTCGAACCTTCAACTTCGAGAAAGCTCACCGGTCGCTTTCCGTCATAATAGATCTCCGAGTAGGCAGCATCGTGGCAGACGATAATGTTATACCTCCGGGCAATAGCTATAACGTCTTCATAGAACTCTCTCTGTGCTACCGCAGAGGTGGGATTATTGGGATAGTTGATGAACATCAATTTTGCCCTTTTCAGCACATCCCCGGGGACCGCTGCGAAGTCGGGGAGGAAGTTGTTCTCCTCGACAAGGGGCAGTATATATCCAATACCCCCGGCAAAGAGGGTCGCCACGGGGTAGACAGGATAACCGGGGGAGGGGACGAGGACAACGTCTCCCGGATTCACAAAGGCAAGGGGGATATGACCGATGCCTTCCTTTGAGCCGATGAGTGAGAGGACCTCTTTCGCAGGATCGAGGGATACGGAGAATCTCCTCCTGTACCAGTTCGCGACAGCCTCGCGGTACGACAACATCCCTTCATACGAAGGGTAACGGTGATGGACAGGCTTTTGGACGGCAGTCTTCATCGCATTCACAACATGCATGGGGGTAGGGATATCCGGGTCTCCGATGCTGAGATCGATGAGATCGACCCCCTTTGCCAGGGTCTCCTGTTTCATCCTGTCGATTGCCGCAAAGAGATAGGGCGGAAGGTTTTTCACCCTGTCAGCAAACTCAAATTTCGCCATAAAGATCCTCTCCTGATAATCTTGTCCTGGAAAACGTCCCGGCTCAGTAGTGTCGAAAACCACAGAGCAGGGAGAGAGCGCTCCGCCTCTGTTAGGAGTCACAGTGAGTCTCTATGTTACTAAATAACCGGGACTTA includes:
- a CDS encoding LL-diaminopimelate aminotransferase, whose amino-acid sequence is MAKFEFADRVKNLPPYLFAAIDRMKQETLAKGVDLIDLSIGDPDIPTPMHVVNAMKTAVQKPVHHRYPSYEGMLSYREAVANWYRRRFSVSLDPAKEVLSLIGSKEGIGHIPLAFVNPGDVVLVPSPGYPVYPVATLFAGGIGYILPLVEENNFLPDFAAVPGDVLKRAKLMFINYPNNPTSAVAQREFYEDVIAIARRYNIIVCHDAAYSEIYYDGKRPVSFLEVEGSKEVGIEFHSLSKTYNMTGWRIGFAVGNSDVVAGLGKIKTNLDSGVFQAIQETAIVALDTDDKVLSEIRDTYQARRDVLYGGLKSLGFHVVKPEATFYLWTRVPSNFDSSGFVSHILEEAGVLATPGNGFGKPGEGYVRFALTVPVERIKEAVERIKKAL
- the hisH gene encoding imidazole glycerol phosphate synthase subunit HisH, whose protein sequence is MIAIVDYGMGNLRSVEKGFLKVGVDARVVSDPSSIDQSAGIVLPGVGAFRDCIRNLTDANLTDSIIRGIRRGKPFLGICLGLQVLFSESEEFGVCKGLDLFRGKVVRFTRSGLKVPHMGWNSLTIVKRPPIFDGIPDNAYFYFVHSFYVVPQDREIVATTTDYGGEFTSMIWKDNVFATQFHPEKSQELGLKILKGFGEFVRKA
- the folK gene encoding 2-amino-4-hydroxy-6-hydroxymethyldihydropteridine diphosphokinase gives rise to the protein MPTAYIGIGSNVGERKEHCLRALALLSEEGIAVRACSAFYETEPWGVKDQPRFINAAAEIETSLEPQALLRLLKDIEKRIGREETYRWGPRVIDLDILLYDDLVMDEEGLKIPHPHLHERNFVLKPLSEIAPEKVHPLLGKTVRELLAGRG